Genomic window (Alnus glutinosa chromosome 9, dhAlnGlut1.1, whole genome shotgun sequence):
attgccaagcctataTATTCTAATACTGAGGCTATCTTATTTCACCTTCTATTCCTAATCaaagctattcattttttaaaaattaaaataatcatttcgtGTACTAAATATAACTTGAAGACGTTTGGATCTAATTCTGTTGTATTAACCGCTTAATCTTactctcataaaaaaaaaacttaaataaatcgTACGGTATCTTTCCAATGTGATTTACTCACAAACCACAATAATTATTGTAAATTCAAGGCTTTTTTATAACATCcatgtcctctctctctcatacatatatatatagagagagagagagagatagagagagatttTAGCAAAAGTACCGAAACAGCCACCTTAAAAAGTAAACACACTAGTAAGTAAGATACACAGTGAACTGCAAAAGAGTCTCCACTCCACCATTATTTTGCTGGTTTGTAGCCGGAAAGGTCTTCACCGTGGCATAGCCCTTAGCGTCTACATACTTTCCAGTTCCTCCCATGACTGCAAGCTGGGATTCCGATGCAGCAGTTCGATGGACGCCGAAGAAGCTGAGACTGTCAGCGTAACCACCGCTCTGAAACATGGTCGTGAAAGCCATGGTCTGGCTCGTTCCATCTTCGGAGCTCGCTACGTAGAAACCCTGTGCCTTTCCAACCAAACCTGACCCAAGCTCATGCCCTTCTGTCAGCTCATTATCAAACACTGACAGTGTCCCAAACATAAGCTTCTGAAGTGTCATTCCCGCAGGTAGCTGGGCCCCATTGATCCCGTTGTTCCCATTATTCCCATTGTTTTGGATAACGTTGGGGATGTTTCCGCTGAGGCCGGTGAGGAACGGAATGTTGTTGTTATTGATAACtccgttgttgttgttgttgttgctttgGGGAACCCCGTTGTTAACAGGGAGAACGGCGCCGTTGGGCTTGGCGAAGGGGACTTGACCGTTGACGGCTGGATTGCTGACAACCCCGCTCACAGCTTTAGCCGACGGGTTTGACCCGCCAAGTATGTCATGCATGAAGAAGGACATCGGATGGTTGCCAGCTGTCACCACCGGAGGTACGCTGGAAACAGGTGGTTCAGTGGTGGGAGCGGTTGTCTCCTCATCGAGAATTCGAGCTGATGCGGTGCATGTGATTGTGAGGGCTAAAAGGAGTAGGCGGAGTAAGTTCTTGAGTGGAAAAATGTTACTGGGCTCAGAGGCTGCCATTGATGATATCGGGAAGGTTTTTCTATGGTGCATGTATTGATGATTGGTCGTAGATAGTTTGAACGGGAATATATACCGTGAATTGAAAGAAACAATGTTGGAATAACAAGATGGAGTTGATGAGATGGAGTAGGTGAACGCATTTTCCAATATTAGTGTGTTCGTTAgaactctttcttttctttttttgatcgtgtcgaatgatttttttttttcttttccttttttggagCTTGTTGGCTAGAAGATAgaagtttggaaaaaaaaaaaaggcacactTACCtctttcaaactaaaaaaatgatatttatacaTGCACATCCATTTTGTACACACATTGTACACACTCGATCACAATGGTGCATGGGCGGAGCCAGCCTTCAAACCTTGGGGGacaggattaaaaaaaaaaatttgaagcgGAAGTCGggcaaatctaaaaaaataaaaaaaaattagggatgaaattttaatttttttttttcttgagaaaacctTGGGCCTTGAGAGCAGGCTCTACGTGGTTTCGCCACTGAATGGGTGTGTACAATATGTGTAAAGTGTTTATGCAAATAACACAACTCTTCAAACTAAtattcaattatttctttaaaaaaaaaaaaaaatggtgacagaccccagatattttttttttctttttattatttccttTAAAATATGTAGgggtatttttttcttattgagCAAAATTTAAgagcattttttgtttttatttttttttgggacaagagaaacattgcaaattttttataattttggaaagATATTGATTCAATATTTACTTTCAGATAACATTATAAATTGAATGTTAGTTCAAAAGAGATATGTTTAGTTTTTCCTAAAAGTTTTGTCCTTTCATATGTGGACTAATAAAAATAGAGTAAACCTTGTGTGGAGCCCAACAACCACCCCCTTTGGACTTCAAAATCTTCTGCACACCTCAGCACCTGGATTTGAGTTCAAGTAAATTGTGTCTTGGGCTTCTTCCCAACTCATTTAGGCGGTGACTACTGACTACTaatcatccttttttttttctttttgttcttttttttttttaatgagaaaataACCAACACATAATTGACTCATGAACTATATTccagatttattttattttatacagGGTGACCCAAGGTTTATAAGTCGCAGACTAATCTCTGATCCAATGTCCAGCGCCACTCCATATATTGGGCCGTTAACTCGCGGGATATGCCCGAGTGACTGGCTCCAAGAAAAAAGTAGTACCTAGGTAGATTTGAACTCGAGACCTCAAGGGGTAAAATTCCCTTGAAGCCGCAAGCTTGACCACTAGGCCACCCCATTGGGGTTCTATATTCCAGATTTTACAGAGAGATCATTATAATTATCTCCATCCTGAAACTTCGAGGATAGCTTCTCTTATCCTCTTCAGCAATAGATGGTAACCTTTTCATGATAATAAAAgtcaaaaaggaaacaaaatgaCCTAAGGCATGCAATATTCGCACTTGCGATTTAGATATTCAAGTGCTTTTTCTCtaaacataaaaatttaaaatggatTAAACAGCTTTGTAGCCTGTAACTCCAAGCATGCTAAGTGTGACCATGGCTTCAAAAATGGATAACAATTCCAAGCAGTGATCAAAGACTAATCAAGATTTGGTCCTTGGAATCAGAAAAAATATggacaactaaaaatatttcaattttcaacaatcaaatccttcttttcttccctGAAGCCTACAAATGGGCAACGATCATTTCAATTACAAGCCTCCAGCACCTCAATTTCCACCACAAGCATCACTAATGAGAGCTCACAAAACTTGCCTAAACAAAGGGCTGTCCATCTTCTACACTAATTCAAGCAAACAGCCAATAAACAAGATATCTCTATCTATGGACATGTCTACTTGTTGCCATTTATACTTCCACAGGAATCTCAAGCCTGGCAGAAATGATTAATTAAACCCAACCACCAATTGCACTGGTGATGATCAAGTGCCTTACTGACGCAAATCCTTGGAAGACTACAAAATGTCGCAACAATGTCATGCAATTTTCTCTTCCGTAACACAATTCTGCCCAGAAACCAGTTCAGTTAGAAGCCTACAGGCACCTCTATCCCCTCCACAAGTATCCATGATCAAGGCTTCCCAAGCCTCCAAATCAATTTGAATCTTTCTCTTCTCCATCTCCTCCAAAACAAAGCAGGCACCATCAATTTTTCCACACTTCAACAGTCCCACCATCAAACATTTAAATGTTTCTGAACGTGGACAATGCCTACTTGTTAACATTACATTCAACACCTTCAAACCTCCCTCGAAATCCCTAACCCTGCAAAATCCATCAACCATCATTCTGTAAGTAGCTGCATTCGGCTTACAACCTCCAACCTCCATTTCAATCAAAACTTTATAAGCCTCTACCACTTTACCTTCCTTGCACAGATAATTTAACAATATATTATAGGTGACAACATCCGGCTTAAACTGCCTTTTCTTCATCTCGTGAAGTAAAGATTTTGCCTCCTCAATCTTCCCTTTCTTCCCAAGATCACTCATCAAAACACCATAATTCACAAGCCGCGGTTTACACCCACGATACTCCATATCAAACATCATCTTTTTAGCTTCGGTATACTTTCCTACAGAGCACAAACCTTCCATCAATAACGCATATGTTACTGAATTCGGATATTTTCCTTTCTGCGTCATATCCTCAAGCAAGCTCATTGCTTTGTCCAAATAACCCTTTCTGGACAAAAACCCAATAAGACTATTATACGTCACCACACTGGGTTGCTCATTTCTCTCAAGCATTTGATCAAACAGCTTGCACGCTTGTTCCCACTCATCCTTTCTCAGCCACCCTTTGATCATTACATTAAACGAGACTGAATTCGGACGAAAACCCATCTTAGAAGAACGATCAAAAATCTCATTCGCATCGGAAAACCGGTCATTATCGACCAGTGCATTGAGGAGCGCATTAAGAGACTGCAAAGTACGGACACAATTAAACGAAGGCATTCTATGAAAAAGCTCAATGGCTTTGTCCACCAAATGGGTTTTCCCATAATGTTGAATCAAAGCAATGAAAAGGGTCTCTCTGCACCGAATATCTCGGTCCTGTATAAGACCAAGAATGGTCTCTACAGCTTCAAAGTTGCGAGAGCGAGCAAGCTTGTACACGAGAGCAGAGTAAGAGGGATAGTCGTGCTTGAAGCCCATTTGGTGATACTCGTGGAAGAGAGATAAGGCATCGTCTGGGTCTAGTACCTCCTTGACGCTGGTGACGAAAGGAATGGGTTTGCGAGGCCTTACGGTGGGTCTGTGAGGTCGTTGTTCATGGCGATGTTTGGTCTTGGGTTTAGAAGGACGAGTAGTGCGGTATGTTTGAGAAtggaagtgattgatgtaatcgCGAATTACAATTGGTTGTGTTTGATTGATTGCCTTCGTTCTTGAATGGATCATGGAAGCAGGAAGACGAGCTGAATTGCTTGCAACCCTTTTCAAAACCAGGGTTTAAGGGCAGTCTCGTGAAGAAATATTTGATAGTTCAAACTTCAAAGTTACTATTTTAACCTTATCAACCTTATGGATAATTGCATTACCGATCTTTggggttagcctaaattacgaatcattaCCTAttgtacaaaaagttcatgaaggaTCCTTgtaataaactataattacaaatcacttcctgaACCCGTTTTCCATCAACTAAGTTAACAAAGTCTGTTAGTGGATTACagtacaaatgatatttagaagttgtctcactatttatatgacgtggcaaactaacgaattctgttaacttggtagacGAAAAAcaggttcagggagtgattcgtaattatagtttactacaagaaccctccatgaactttttgtacaacagggagtgatttgtaatttaggccaaccctagGGACCAGTGTGCAATTATCTCTTAACCTTATTTGGGAAGGAACATGGGTTGCCTCCCCCACATGCGGCGTTGAGGGTGGTAGGTTGATCATGGTGGTGTAGTGGCTTCGCAATAGCAAACAATAATATAATTACAACTCTTCTCAAATCAAGATTCTATCAATGAATCAAGGCAAAATGAATagaaaatcacttataaaatgtTTCATATTGATAAACTGATAGAAAATACATAAGCTGGAGATTAAAGCTatcttaataggcttatatagagaataaattcaaaaccctacaaaataataataataataataaaacaaaataaaaatattttgcaatacaaattaaataatacaaaacaacTTTTTCCTAGTAAACAGTGGAATTATGAAATGTTCGTAAAATGCAAAAGTGTAGCCCTCTAAAtaagctttccaacaccaccacGTTTGTCTCAATCTGATGTTAGAATCAtaagatatgattttttttaagtaaaacagGTCTAATAAAATACTGATAAAATTGGCCAAGAAGAatagttccaaaaataaaaacatatgaaAAATTCTTGAAATAGTTTCAAGAGATCAATGTATAAATCAACTATTAAAAGTGTGAGATCACATGTaagtttcacaaatttaattgtGGATATGCAAAAGATATGTATAAGAGAATGacacaaaatacattttttattataattcacTTATAAACTCGCGTATCAATTCAcatattatgtaaaaaaaaaagtattatgtAAATTGTTATTTACTATTTTACATTTTAGTGGTTGATGTGATAAATATTACACAGAATTCCACGTTATTTTGTAAAGGTTCTGAGTGACTTAAAAGGCTacaattttttcacaaaaaaatcaagcacaaatgttttgaaaaattcGATGCAACATTTTTCAGTTGTTTGACGGTAGATATCAAAATGAAAAGTTTTACAAATAAAGTTGCAGTAAGAAAGGTAATTATGatataacactacaaaaaaaatcttttattttttctgtttttctaatTACCCATCTATTTTCTcttatcaaataatattttttgctctaaat
Coding sequences:
- the LOC133877773 gene encoding dirigent protein 25-like, whose product is MHHRKTFPISSMAASEPSNIFPLKNLLRLLLLALTITCTASARILDEETTAPTTEPPVSSVPPVVTAGNHPMSFFMHDILGGSNPSAKAVSGVVSNPAVNGQVPFAKPNGAVLPVNNGVPQSNNNNNNGVINNNNIPFLTGLSGNIPNVIQNNGNNGNNGINGAQLPAGMTLQKLMFGTLSVFDNELTEGHELGSGLVGKAQGFYVASSEDGTSQTMAFTTMFQSGGYADSLSFFGVHRTAASESQLAVMGGTGKYVDAKGYATVKTFPATNQQNNGGVETLLQFTVYLTY
- the LOC133878054 gene encoding pentatricopeptide repeat-containing protein At1g07740, mitochondrial, with protein sequence MIHSRTKAINQTQPIVIRDYINHFHSQTYRTTRPSKPKTKHRHEQRPHRPTVRPRKPIPFVTSVKEVLDPDDALSLFHEYHQMGFKHDYPSYSALVYKLARSRNFEAVETILGLIQDRDIRCRETLFIALIQHYGKTHLVDKAIELFHRMPSFNCVRTLQSLNALLNALVDNDRFSDANEIFDRSSKMGFRPNSVSFNVMIKGWLRKDEWEQACKLFDQMLERNEQPSVVTYNSLIGFLSRKGYLDKAMSLLEDMTQKGKYPNSVTYALLMEGLCSVGKYTEAKKMMFDMEYRGCKPRLVNYGVLMSDLGKKGKIEEAKSLLHEMKKRQFKPDVVTYNILLNYLCKEGKVVEAYKVLIEMEVGGCKPNAATYRMMVDGFCRVRDFEGGLKVLNVMLTSRHCPRSETFKCLMVGLLKCGKIDGACFVLEEMEKRKIQIDLEAWEALIMDTCGGDRGACRLLTELVSGQNCVTEEKIA